DNA sequence from the Methylomonas albis genome:
GGATGAATTAACGGCGTTGGCGGCGGAAGTCGAGAATCATATTTCCACGCATCAATTCCGTTTTGCCGCCGCCAGCGCTTACTATCAATTGGTCGGACAACGCCTGGAAGACCTGCGCGAAGTGCGTATCCAAGGCATTCAAACCCTGGGGGAATTCATGAAACGCCGCCTGGAACCGGCGATGCATACCTGTAACTCCGTATCGCACCGCTTCACGCTGGTATCCGAACGCGTTAGCAATGCCAGCCAATTGTTACGCACCAAAGTCGATATTATTATCGAGCGGCAAAATCAGGGCTTGCTATCGTCCATGGCTCTGCGAGCAAAAATGCAGTTGCGCATGCAACAAATGGTTGAGGGTATTTCAATGGTAGCCATTACCTATTACGCCGCAAGCCTGATTGGTAAAATCGCCGAAGCGCTACACAGCTTAGGTTGGCACGTTAACGCCGAGTTGGTTGAAGGCGTATCGATTCCGTTTATTTTGGTCATCATTGGCATTAGTACCAGACGGATTCACAGAATCATTGCAAATACAACAGAGTGAATTCCATCCCTATTCTTGAATCGAAATGATCTTTTAGCTTCGCCCCGCAATTAAACTTGAGCATTGCTATTCTTGGACTAGACGAGGCCCGGATAGTAGAGACTAAATTTCTGGCTAATTCATTCTTTTGAAGCTTCCGGATTGCAAACTGAATCTAATTTGAATCGCTGTAATTCACTCTTAAGCGACTTATCCCTTAGACAGCCATTCATGGCGCATCGCATCCAGAGTCTGCATGAGATCGTCTAATGCTTTAACTGATTCTTTATGTAAAGGATGAGCATGATTGTGAATCGGGTGCTTGGTGTCATTCATCAGTTCATCAATGAAGCGCTCTGCTTCCATAATCTCTAGTGGAAGCGAATCTGATTTTTCGGCCATCTGAATAGCAAACAGGTTTATGGCAATGCACGCATAAAAAAGCCCACAATTAAGTGGGCTTCGTCCGGTGTTATTTTTATGTTTTGTTGGACGCCTGTTATCAGTGATAGCAGGTTAATAGCTTGCGCTCTTATTATTGTTGTACCGTTACACGGTCGCTTTTTCCTCCCCCACTAGATACAAACCTTTTGGTTGGTATTGACCTAAGTCAAGGTGGACGCATTCTAGTTTACTGAAACCGCTTTGTCCAGAAAAAGTGCGGCGAATTGTCGCAATTTTAAATTGTTCTTGTTCAACCACCAGAGACGCTAGAAGCCTATCCGAGAACACGACCCTCGACCAAAGTGTAATGGCCAACGAAATCCGGACACCTGTTTAGGCAGCATCGCTAAAATACTCCCGTTCGAATTCGATCGGGGATAGATAGCCCAATGTTGCGTGTGATCTTCGGCCATTGTAAAAAGCCAAATAATTGGTCACGCTAAGTTTTGCCGCTTCGTGGGTTTTGAATGTTTCGTAGTTGAGCTGCTCGCTTCACGCTGCGAAAAAATCGTTCGGTTGGTGGTCGAGTCAACCGAAGGGAACCGCCCCCTTCAGTTGCTCACAGAACCGTACGTGAACATCTCGATTCATACGGCTCTTGTTATCCAGCCACCCAACTCCAGACTCGCCAATGTAAAGTGGACCCCGAAATCCAGACAGTAGTTTAAGCTATGCCCTGTCGGAAAATAGAAGGCAGGAAATGAGTAATAGCAAACGGAAGATATTTACAGGTGCCCAAAAAGCCAAGATTGCCTTGGAAGCGGTCAAGGGTGCCAAGACCATCAATGAGATTGCCCAAGAGCACGGCGTCCATCCGACACAGGTGAGCCAATGGAAAAAGGAGTTGCTGGACCATGCCGGCAGCCTGTTCGAGGGCAAGCGCGGGCCGAAACCGGTCAACGCCCAAAGCGACCCCGATCGACTATACGCCAAGATTGGGCAATTGAACATGG
Encoded proteins:
- a CDS encoding transposase, whose product is MSNSKRKIFTGAQKAKIALEAVKGAKTINEIAQEHGVHPTQVSQWKKELLDHAGSLFEGKRGPKPVNAQSDPDRLYAKIGQLNMELDWLNSHTGH